One window from the genome of Buchnera aphidicola str. Ua (Uroleucon ambrosiae) encodes:
- the ftsZ gene encoding cell division protein FtsZ, with amino-acid sequence MFEATELSNNAIIKVIGVGGGGGNAVEHMVRERIEGVEFFAVNTDAQALSKVAVEQTIQIGNNVTKGLGAGANPEIGRTSAEEDKELLKSALDGSDMVFIAAGMGGGTGTGAAPVVAEIAKELGILTVAVVTKPFNFEGKKRMIVAEQGVVELSKYVDSLITIPNDKLLKVLNRGISLLDAFSAANNVLKGAVQGIAELITRPGLMNVDFADVRTVMMEMGYAMMGTGISSGDNRAEEASEIAISSPLLEDIDLSGARGVLVNITAGFDLKLDEFETVGNTIRSFASDNATVVIGTSLDPDMNDTLRVTVVATGIGMEKNVDLNQIKNKSSREVLMDYRYQYLNLSPSKKKKNIKKELKHSENKIIQEPEYLDIPSFLRKKSD; translated from the coding sequence ATGTTTGAAGCTACAGAATTAAGTAACAATGCAATCATTAAAGTAATTGGAGTTGGAGGTGGTGGTGGAAATGCAGTAGAACATATGGTCAGAGAACGAATTGAAGGAGTAGAATTTTTTGCTGTTAATACAGATGCACAAGCATTAAGCAAAGTAGCAGTAGAACAAACTATACAAATAGGTAATAATGTTACTAAAGGATTAGGTGCTGGAGCTAATCCAGAAATTGGACGTACATCAGCAGAAGAAGATAAAGAACTATTGAAATCTGCTTTAGATGGTTCCGATATGGTATTTATTGCGGCTGGAATGGGAGGAGGAACTGGTACTGGAGCGGCTCCTGTAGTGGCAGAAATAGCAAAAGAATTAGGAATTTTAACTGTTGCAGTTGTAACAAAACCTTTTAATTTTGAAGGAAAAAAACGAATGATTGTAGCAGAACAAGGAGTAGTTGAATTATCAAAATATGTAGATTCTTTAATTACTATTCCTAATGATAAACTATTAAAAGTTTTAAATCGGGGGATATCTTTACTTGATGCTTTCAGTGCCGCTAACAATGTCTTAAAAGGTGCTGTTCAAGGTATTGCTGAATTAATTACAAGACCTGGATTAATGAATGTAGATTTTGCTGATGTACGTACTGTTATGATGGAAATGGGCTATGCTATGATGGGAACTGGAATATCTTCTGGAGATAATCGTGCAGAAGAAGCTTCAGAAATCGCTATATCTAGTCCTTTATTAGAAGATATTGATTTATCTGGTGCTCGTGGTGTATTGGTAAATATTACAGCTGGTTTTGATTTAAAATTAGATGAATTTGAAACAGTAGGAAATACGATTAGATCATTTGCTTCAGATAATGCAACAGTCGTAATCGGTACTTCTCTAGATCCTGATATGAATGATACTCTTCGTGTCACCGTTGTAGCCACTGGAATTGGTATGGAAAAAAATGTAGACCTTAATCAAATAAAAAATAAATCTTCTAGAGAAGTACTTATGGATTATCGTTATCAATATTTAAACCTGTCTCCATCAAAAAAGAAAAAAAATATTAAAAAAGAATTAAAACACTCAGAAAATAAAATTATTCAAGAACCAGAATATTTAGATATTCCATCTTTTCTTCGAAAAAAATCAGATTAA
- the ftsA gene encoding cell division protein FtsA has product MIISQDKKLVVGLEIGTTKVVTLVGEILPDETIKIIGFGTCLSKGIDKGRINNLDAIVICIQESIKKAETMADCHITSVYLSISNEHINCQNEIGIVPISEEEVTKEDLENVIHIAKSVQILNEHHILHVIPQEYSIDQQSGIKNPLGLSGVRMQVKVHLITCHQNITKNIIKAVEKCDLKVNQLIFSGLASSKAVLTEEECKLGVCMIDIGGGTIDFNIYIDGFVQHSQVIPYAGNIVTNDISYAFSMSHHDAEIMKIEYGAAIKSSLESSKNIDFSNIHSNFQKILQQDELIEVIESRYVELLSLIKDKILNIQKKLYKKGKKYELLSGIVLTGGGSNIACLTECAEKVFNKKVRIATPLNISGLIENIMKPHYATVAGLLHYSKEFYKHNNEKQNNNSFIEKFFKKINFWLTKEF; this is encoded by the coding sequence ATGATCATATCACAAGATAAAAAATTAGTAGTTGGATTAGAAATAGGTACTACTAAAGTAGTCACTTTAGTTGGAGAAATATTACCGGACGAAACAATTAAAATTATTGGATTTGGAACTTGTTTATCTAAAGGAATAGATAAAGGAAGAATTAATAATTTAGATGCAATAGTTATATGCATACAAGAATCTATCAAAAAAGCTGAAACCATGGCAGACTGCCATATTACTTCTGTATATTTATCTATATCTAACGAACATATCAATTGTCAAAATGAAATAGGAATAGTTCCAATTTCAGAAGAAGAAGTGACAAAAGAAGATTTAGAAAATGTAATACATATTGCAAAATCTGTACAAATTTTAAATGAACATCATATCTTACATGTCATACCACAAGAATATTCAATTGATCAACAATCTGGTATAAAGAATCCATTAGGTTTATCTGGAGTACGTATGCAAGTAAAGGTTCATTTAATTACTTGTCATCAAAATATCACAAAAAATATTATTAAAGCTGTAGAAAAATGTGACTTAAAAGTTAATCAACTTATTTTTTCAGGTCTTGCTTCAAGTAAAGCAGTGTTAACTGAAGAAGAATGTAAACTTGGTGTATGCATGATTGATATAGGTGGAGGAACAATAGATTTTAATATTTATATTGATGGTTTTGTTCAACACAGTCAAGTAATTCCATATGCTGGAAACATTGTGACTAATGATATTTCATATGCTTTTAGCATGTCTCATCATGATGCAGAAATTATGAAAATTGAATATGGTGCTGCAATAAAATCATCTTTAGAATCTTCAAAAAATATTGATTTTTCCAATATACATAGTAATTTTCAAAAAATTTTACAGCAAGATGAATTAATAGAAGTCATTGAGTCAAGATATGTTGAATTATTATCTTTAATCAAAGATAAAATTCTAAACATACAAAAAAAGTTATATAAAAAAGGAAAAAAATATGAATTATTAAGTGGTATAGTACTGACTGGAGGCGGATCGAATATTGCATGTTTAACTGAATGTGCAGAAAAAGTTTTTAATAAAAAAGTAAGAATTGCTACACCTTTAAATATTTCAGGATTAATAGAGAATATCATGAAACCACATTATGCAACAGTAGCTGGTTTATTACATTATAGTAAAGAATTTTACAAGCATAATAATGAAAAACAAAACAACAATTCTTTTATTGAAAAATTTTTTAAAAAAATTAATTTTTGGTTAACAAAAGAATTTTAA
- a CDS encoding D-alanine--D-alanine ligase — MNKKIAVLLGGTSSERNISIKSGYAILDSLLKSKLNAYPIDTRDYSMTELKQNGFNQAYIALHGKGGEDGSIQGFLQYLNISYTGSGIMASSISIDKFRTKLLWKSRGLLTAPDIYLSKKKNIDSIYSTIEKQTLKLGFPIIIKPNKHGSSIGITVISSVTKLYEAINKTFNYDDNILIEKFIKGKEYTVSILGQTVLPIVHISTKNAFYDYNAKYVCPSTQYVCPSGLNPIQEKKLKEIALLAWNTLECCGCGRIDFILDNKDQFWLLEINTIPGMTNRSLTPMSAKAAGMSFDELVLLILKMNEKYV; from the coding sequence ATGAATAAAAAAATAGCAGTTTTATTAGGTGGAACATCTTCTGAAAGAAATATTTCTATTAAATCAGGATATGCAATTCTTGATAGTTTATTAAAATCAAAACTAAATGCTTATCCTATTGATACACGTGATTATTCTATGACAGAATTAAAACAAAATGGATTTAATCAAGCATATATTGCATTACATGGAAAAGGCGGAGAAGATGGTAGTATACAAGGATTTCTTCAGTATTTAAATATATCTTATACGGGTAGCGGAATTATGGCCTCTTCAATTTCTATAGATAAATTTAGAACTAAATTATTATGGAAATCTCGTGGTCTTTTAACAGCACCTGATATTTATCTTTCAAAAAAAAAAAATATTGATTCTATTTATTCTACTATAGAAAAACAAACATTAAAATTAGGATTTCCAATCATAATTAAACCGAATAAACACGGTTCTAGTATAGGTATCACAGTTATTTCTTCTGTGACAAAACTTTATGAAGCTATTAACAAGACATTTAATTATGATGATAATATTTTGATTGAAAAATTTATAAAAGGAAAAGAATATACTGTATCTATTTTAGGTCAAACTGTTTTACCTATTGTTCATATTTCTACTAAAAATGCATTTTATGATTATAATGCTAAATATGTATGTCCTTCTACTCAATATGTATGTCCAAGTGGATTAAATCCAATTCAAGAAAAAAAATTAAAAGAAATAGCACTTTTAGCTTGGAATACATTGGAATGCTGTGGTTGTGGAAGAATAGATTTTATATTAGACAATAAAGATCAGTTTTGGTTATTAGAAATAAATACTATACCTGGAATGACGAATCGCAGTTTAACTCCAATGTCTGCAAAAGCAGCAGGGATGTCATTCGATGAATTAGTATTATTAATTTTAAAAATGAACGAAAAATATGTTTAA
- the murC gene encoding UDP-N-acetylmuramate--L-alanine ligase, producing MNIKNIKDINFFVNNKIKKKIHFIGISGAGMSGLALILLQLGYKISGSDLLKNHMTKKLINLGATIYFQHSEKNVINIDFIIKSSAILSNNKEIISAKKNNIPILSRAHMLKILMQFKFGIAIAGTHGKTTTTSIISDIFIENGLDPTIVNGGLIKSINSHARLGHSNYLIAEADESDGSFVLLNPKIGIITNIEPDHMDYYDNNLIKLKQTFLTFLKKIPLYGTAIVCIDNDAIYNMLPDIKCKILTYGFNLQADFRICFYKQNNFVSNFQLIIHNKTKLNITLNIPGKHNALNATAAIVLAINENIEHDSIILSLKNFKGTCRRFEFLGRYLIKNNTKKNNSTILIDDYGHHPTELSETIKTIRISWPNKNLIMIFQPHRYTRTHNLYYDFIKTLCIVDFLLILNVYPANEKYIFGADSFSIYSDIKKFKKNYINLINDHNLILDTLVPRLNGNDIILIQGAGNIDHIIKKQLINKIQKVII from the coding sequence ATGAATATAAAAAATATAAAAGATATAAATTTTTTTGTAAATAATAAAATAAAAAAAAAAATTCATTTTATTGGTATTAGTGGCGCAGGAATGTCAGGACTTGCTTTAATTTTATTACAGTTAGGATATAAAATTAGTGGTTCTGATTTATTAAAAAATCACATGACAAAAAAATTGATTAATTTAGGAGCAACAATATATTTTCAACATTCTGAAAAAAATGTTATAAATATTGATTTTATTATTAAATCCAGCGCTATTTTATCAAATAATAAAGAAATTATTAGTGCTAAAAAAAATAATATTCCGATATTATCAAGAGCACACATGTTAAAAATATTAATGCAATTTAAATTTGGAATAGCAATTGCTGGTACACACGGTAAAACTACTACAACATCAATAATTTCAGATATTTTTATCGAGAATGGTTTAGATCCAACTATTGTCAATGGTGGTTTAATAAAATCGATTAATTCTCATGCAAGATTAGGACATTCTAATTATTTAATCGCAGAAGCAGATGAAAGTGATGGTTCATTTGTATTGTTAAATCCAAAAATAGGAATTATAACTAATATTGAACCTGATCATATGGACTATTATGATAATAATTTGATAAAATTAAAGCAAACATTTTTAACTTTTTTAAAAAAAATACCATTATATGGAACTGCTATTGTATGTATAGATAATGATGCTATTTATAATATGTTGCCTGATATAAAATGCAAAATATTAACATATGGATTTAATCTACAAGCAGATTTTCGTATCTGTTTTTATAAACAAAATAATTTTGTTTCAAATTTTCAATTAATTATACATAATAAAACTAAATTAAATATTACATTAAACATTCCAGGAAAACATAATGCATTAAATGCTACAGCTGCTATTGTCTTAGCAATTAATGAAAACATAGAACATGATAGTATCATTTTATCTTTAAAAAATTTTAAAGGAACTTGTAGAAGATTTGAATTTTTAGGAAGATATTTAATCAAGAACAACACAAAAAAAAATAACAGTACTATCTTAATCGATGATTATGGACACCATCCTACAGAATTATCAGAAACTATTAAGACAATTAGAATTAGCTGGCCAAATAAGAACTTAATTATGATATTTCAACCACATCGCTACACAAGAACGCATAATCTATATTATGATTTTATTAAAACTTTATGTATAGTTGATTTTTTATTAATATTAAATGTATATCCTGCAAATGAAAAATATATTTTTGGAGCAGATAGTTTTTCAATTTATAGTGATATTAAAAAATTTAAAAAAAACTATATTAATTTAATTAATGATCATAATCTTATATTAGATACTCTTGTTCCTAGATTAAATGGAAATGATATTATTTTAATACAAGGTGCTGGCAATATAGATCATATAATAAAAAAACAATTAATCAATAAAATACAAAAAGTGATAATATGA
- the murG gene encoding undecaprenyldiphospho-muramoylpentapeptide beta-N-acetylglucosaminyltransferase: MIDKKIIIMAGGSGGHVFPGLTIARYLIKKGWHVNWIGTKNSIESEIIPKYGIKIHFIEIKGLRNANLKNLICSPIYILRAYYCVKKIIKNWSPNIILGMGGYVSGPGGIAAWKSNIPLIIHEQNKISGITNYWLSKVSTKNIQAHPGTLKNAIVVGNPVCESIIKVPTPIKRFKNRKGLLRILVIGGSKGSSILNHILPEVFFLLKEKIIIWHQTGNNELEQTKKKYKKFGLNEYFITCFIKNIASAYAWADIIICRSGALTVSEISIVGLAAIFIPYPHKDKQQHRNAEDLEAIGAAQIIDQSNFNTVSIFNILNSLNRNKLLIMAEKALSLGVRNTTKNIFNIINDIYKKT; this comes from the coding sequence ATGATTGATAAAAAAATAATAATTATGGCTGGAGGTAGTGGTGGTCATGTTTTTCCAGGACTAACTATAGCACGTTATTTAATTAAAAAAGGATGGCACGTAAATTGGATAGGAACAAAAAATAGTATAGAATCTGAAATTATACCAAAATATGGTATCAAAATTCATTTTATAGAAATTAAAGGACTACGTAATGCTAACTTAAAAAATTTAATTTGTTCACCAATATATATATTACGTGCTTATTATTGTGTTAAGAAAATCATAAAAAATTGGTCACCAAATATTATTTTAGGAATGGGAGGGTATGTATCAGGTCCAGGAGGAATAGCTGCTTGGAAATCTAATATCCCTCTTATCATACATGAACAAAACAAAATTTCAGGTATTACTAATTATTGGTTATCTAAAGTATCCACAAAAAATATACAAGCACATCCTGGAACTTTAAAAAATGCAATAGTAGTAGGAAATCCAGTTTGTGAAAGTATCATAAAAGTTCCAACTCCTATTAAACGTTTTAAAAATAGAAAAGGTCTTTTAAGAATATTAGTTATTGGTGGTAGTAAAGGATCATCAATTTTAAATCATATTTTACCAGAAGTATTTTTTTTACTAAAAGAAAAAATTATTATTTGGCATCAAACAGGAAATAATGAATTAGAACAAACTAAAAAAAAATATAAAAAATTTGGATTAAATGAATATTTTATTACTTGTTTTATAAAAAATATAGCTTCTGCTTATGCATGGGCAGATATAATTATTTGTCGTTCTGGAGCATTAACTGTTAGCGAAATATCTATAGTAGGATTAGCTGCTATATTTATACCTTATCCACATAAAGACAAACAACAACATCGAAATGCAGAAGATTTAGAAGCAATTGGAGCTGCGCAAATAATTGATCAATCAAATTTTAATACTGTATCAATATTTAATATACTCAACTCATTAAATAGAAATAAACTTTTAATAATGGCAGAAAAAGCTTTGTCTTTAGGTGTTCGTAATACAACAAAAAATATTTTTAATATAATTAATGATATATATAAAAAAACATGA
- the ftsW gene encoding cell division protein FtsW: MQSKKKIKNEQNISQTHHKETSYIILYDRILLWLTLSLCSIGFVMVISTSIPISQNIYHTSFFFIKREIFYFFLIFLLSFIILRTPINFWQKNSNFILMISILLLIFVLLTSNTIHGSFRWINIGFVHIQPSEICKIASFCYVSSYLSRKYYEVRNNFWSFFKPMSIVILESILLLAEPDLGTAIVIVFTTISVLFLSGVKIGQFLFIIIISILTIIILILLEPYRIKRVLSFWNPWEDPFGNGYQLTQSLIALGRGNFLGEGLGNSIQKLNYLPDSHSDFIFSIIGEELGCIGSCFILLIIFIISFRALYIGQKSLEIKQIFAGFLASSIGIWFSLQTLINISAVTGILPTKGLTLPFISYGGSSLIINSIAIFFLLRIDFERRLRTSQAFPRGSK; encoded by the coding sequence ATGCAATCTAAAAAAAAAATAAAGAATGAACAAAATATATCACAAACACATCATAAAGAAACATCTTATATAATATTATATGACCGTATATTATTATGGTTAACATTGAGTTTATGTTCTATTGGATTTGTTATGGTTATTTCTACATCTATTCCTATAAGTCAAAATATATATCATACTTCATTTTTTTTTATTAAAAGAGAAATTTTTTATTTTTTTTTAATATTTTTATTATCTTTTATTATTTTACGCACTCCAATAAATTTTTGGCAAAAAAATAGTAATTTTATACTTATGATTTCAATATTATTACTTATTTTTGTTTTGTTAACTAGTAATACAATACATGGATCATTTCGATGGATCAATATAGGTTTTGTACATATACAGCCATCTGAAATATGTAAAATTGCTTCTTTTTGTTATGTATCTAGTTATTTATCACGAAAATATTATGAAGTACGTAATAATTTTTGGAGTTTTTTTAAGCCAATGAGTATTGTTATTCTAGAATCTATACTTCTTTTAGCAGAACCTGATTTGGGAACCGCTATTGTTATTGTATTTACTACTATATCAGTATTGTTTCTTTCTGGAGTTAAAATAGGACAATTTTTATTTATTATTATTATCAGTATCTTAACAATTATTATATTAATATTATTAGAACCTTATCGCATTAAAAGAGTTTTATCTTTTTGGAATCCTTGGGAAGATCCATTTGGAAATGGATATCAATTAACACAATCATTAATTGCGTTAGGTCGAGGAAATTTTTTAGGAGAAGGATTAGGTAACTCAATACAAAAATTAAATTATTTACCGGATTCGCATAGTGATTTTATATTTTCTATTATAGGTGAAGAATTAGGTTGTATTGGTTCTTGTTTCATATTACTTATTATTTTTATTATTTCTTTTCGTGCTTTATATATTGGACAAAAATCTTTAGAAATAAAACAAATTTTCGCAGGCTTTTTAGCCTCTTCAATTGGTATTTGGTTTAGTTTGCAAACATTGATTAATATTAGTGCTGTTACTGGTATTTTACCGACTAAAGGACTCACATTACCATTTATTAGTTACGGAGGCTCTAGTTTAATTATTAATTCAATAGCTATTTTTTTTCTACTACGCATTGATTTTGAACGAAGATTGAGAACATCACAAGCTTTTCCTAGAGGATCGAAATGA
- the murD gene encoding UDP-N-acetylmuramoyl-L-alanine--D-glutamate ligase, which produces MSYNYFGKKILILGIGLTGISCINFFLKKGITPKIIDESKNPILFMKIPKNIQYSLGSLEHKWILESDLIIISPGISTFKPHLIKARLLGIEIISDIELFAREVTVPVIAITGTNGKSTVATMITKIAKYSGFHVLLGGNIGLPVLDILHKKTDLYIIELSSFQLENTFNLKAKIAVILNIYKDHINRYPEGFEQYKNTKLSIFHQADTCIINSNDQLENILYKNKKNFISFGKKSSDYYICSTSNAYILCYKNQKILNSSELLLSGYHNYNNVLVSIAIADAMKFSRKNTIYALKKFVSLPHRFQTIKNENGINWINDSKSTNVNSTEAALNALKIKGTIHLLLGGDSKSNTFDILKTYFKKTKIKIYCFGKDGIKISKVCKKKSVYVDNLKQAMILIVKNVQSGDTVLLSPGCSSLDQFSNFEERGNFFIKLIKDMT; this is translated from the coding sequence ATGTCATACAATTATTTTGGTAAAAAAATATTAATTTTAGGTATAGGATTAACTGGTATATCTTGTATTAATTTTTTTTTAAAAAAAGGTATAACACCAAAAATCATAGATGAATCTAAAAACCCTATATTATTTATGAAAATTCCTAAAAATATTCAATATAGTTTAGGTAGTTTAGAGCATAAATGGATTTTAGAATCAGACTTAATTATTATCAGTCCAGGAATTTCCACTTTTAAACCACATTTAATAAAAGCACGTTTATTAGGTATTGAAATTATTAGTGATATAGAATTATTTGCAAGAGAAGTAACTGTTCCAGTTATTGCAATTACAGGAACAAATGGAAAAAGTACTGTAGCTACAATGATTACAAAAATTGCTAAATATTCTGGTTTTCATGTTTTGTTAGGAGGCAATATTGGCTTACCTGTACTCGATATTCTACATAAAAAAACAGATTTATATATAATAGAATTATCTAGTTTTCAACTAGAAAATACATTTAATTTAAAAGCAAAAATAGCTGTTATTCTAAATATCTATAAAGATCATATAAATCGATATCCAGAAGGTTTTGAACAATATAAAAATACTAAATTATCTATTTTCCATCAAGCAGATACTTGTATTATTAATTCTAATGATCAATTAGAAAATATTTTATACAAAAATAAGAAAAATTTTATTAGTTTTGGAAAAAAAAGTAGTGATTATTATATTTGTTCAACATCAAACGCTTATATTTTATGTTATAAAAATCAAAAAATACTGAATAGTTCTGAATTATTATTATCTGGTTATCATAATTATAATAATGTATTAGTTTCTATTGCTATTGCAGATGCAATGAAATTTTCTAGAAAAAATACAATATATGCATTAAAAAAATTTGTCAGTTTACCTCATCGTTTTCAAACTATTAAAAATGAAAACGGTATAAATTGGATAAATGATTCTAAATCTACTAATGTAAATAGTACTGAAGCCGCTTTAAATGCTTTAAAAATAAAAGGTACAATACATTTATTATTAGGAGGAGACAGTAAATCTAATACTTTTGATATATTAAAAACATATTTTAAAAAAACAAAAATAAAGATTTACTGTTTTGGTAAAGATGGAATAAAAATCTCTAAGGTATGCAAAAAAAAATCTGTTTATGTAGATAATTTAAAACAAGCAATGATATTAATTGTAAAAAATGTTCAATCAGGTGATACCGTACTTTTATCCCCTGGATGTAGTAGTTTAGATCAATTTTCTAATTTTGAAGAGCGAGGTAATTTTTTTATAAAATTAATCAAGGACATGACTTAA